The following proteins come from a genomic window of Pseudomonas putida:
- a CDS encoding diguanylate cyclase — MNDLPIEGFATTNENSAMVLLVDDQAMIGEAVRRGLANEDNIDFHFCADPHQAVAQAMRIKPTVILQDLIMPGLDGLTLVREYRNNPVTQDIPIIVLSTKEDPLVKSAAFAAGANDYLVKLPDTIELVARIRYHSRSYLTLLQRDEAYRALRVSQQQLLDSNLMLQRLMNSDGLTGLSNRRHFDEYLELEWRRAMREQQQLSLLMIDVDYFKVYNDSFGHLAGDEALRQVAEAIRSSCSRPTDLPARYGGEEFALVLPNTSPGGARLVAEKLRQTVLGLGIPHTAPTADAFLTVSIGLATQTPAIGSHCRQLISAADKGLYLAKNSGRNQVGVA; from the coding sequence ATGAATGATTTACCGATCGAAGGTTTCGCGACCACCAATGAGAACTCGGCGATGGTGCTGCTGGTCGACGATCAGGCCATGATCGGCGAAGCGGTGCGGCGTGGCTTGGCCAATGAAGACAACATCGACTTCCACTTCTGTGCCGACCCGCACCAGGCGGTGGCCCAGGCCATGCGCATCAAGCCCACGGTCATTCTTCAGGACCTGATCATGCCTGGCCTGGACGGCTTGACTCTGGTGCGCGAGTACCGCAACAACCCGGTGACCCAGGACATCCCGATCATCGTCCTGTCGACCAAGGAAGACCCGTTGGTGAAGAGTGCGGCATTTGCCGCCGGGGCCAACGATTACCTGGTCAAGCTGCCTGACACCATCGAACTGGTGGCACGCATCCGCTACCACTCGCGTTCCTACCTGACCCTGCTGCAGCGCGACGAGGCCTACCGTGCCCTGCGCGTCAGCCAGCAGCAGTTGCTGGATTCCAACCTGATGCTGCAGCGGCTGATGAACTCCGATGGCCTGACCGGGCTGTCCAACCGTCGCCATTTCGACGAGTACCTGGAGCTGGAATGGCGCCGGGCGATGCGTGAACAGCAGCAGCTGTCGTTGCTGATGATCGACGTGGACTACTTCAAAGTCTACAACGACAGCTTTGGCCACCTGGCCGGTGACGAGGCCTTGCGCCAGGTGGCCGAAGCCATCCGTAGCTCGTGCTCGCGGCCGACCGACCTGCCGGCGCGCTATGGCGGCGAAGAGTTCGCCCTGGTGCTGCCCAACACCTCGCCAGGCGGGGCACGGCTGGTGGCCGAAAAGCTGCGCCAGACCGTGCTGGGCCTGGGCATCCCGCATACTGCGCCGACGGCTGATGCATTTTTGACCGTAAGCATCGGCCTAGCCACCCAGACGCCTGCTATTGGCAGCCATTGCCGGCAGCTGATTTCGGCGGCGGACAAGGGGCTGTATCTGGCCAAGAACAGCGGCCGGAACCAAGTGGGCGTTGCTTGA
- the cheB gene encoding chemotaxis-specific protein-glutamate methyltransferase CheB, producing the protein MKIAIVNDMPLAVEALRRAVALEPAHQVVWVASNGAEAVQRCTEQLPDLILMDLIMPVMDGVEATRRIMAETPCAIVIVTVDRKQNVHRVFEAMGHGALDVVDTPALGAGDAREAAAPLLRKILNIGWLVGQQRAPAARSVAAPPREASQRRGLVAIGSSAGGPAALEVLLKGLPAAFPAAIVLVQHVDQVFAAGMAEWLSSAAGMPVRLAREGEPPQPGQVLLAGTNHHIRLLQSGQLAYTAEPVNEIYRPSIDVFFESVARYWNGDAVGVLLTGMGRDGAQGLKLMRQQGFLTIAQDQASSAVYGMPKAAAAIDAAVEIRPLERIAGRLTEFFAK; encoded by the coding sequence ATGAAGATCGCCATCGTCAATGACATGCCCCTGGCCGTCGAAGCGTTGCGCCGGGCGGTTGCCCTGGAGCCCGCACACCAGGTCGTATGGGTGGCCAGCAACGGTGCTGAGGCGGTGCAGCGCTGCACCGAGCAGTTACCGGACCTCATCCTCATGGACCTGATCATGCCGGTGATGGACGGTGTCGAGGCGACCCGGCGGATCATGGCCGAAACCCCATGCGCCATTGTCATCGTTACGGTCGACCGTAAACAGAACGTGCACCGGGTGTTCGAGGCCATGGGCCATGGCGCCCTCGATGTGGTCGACACCCCTGCGCTGGGTGCTGGCGATGCCCGCGAAGCGGCGGCGCCCTTGCTGCGCAAGATCCTCAATATTGGCTGGCTGGTCGGCCAGCAGCGTGCACCTGCCGCAAGGTCGGTGGCCGCACCGCCGCGCGAGGCTTCCCAGCGTCGCGGGTTGGTGGCAATCGGGTCTTCGGCGGGTGGCCCTGCAGCACTCGAAGTGTTGCTCAAGGGCTTGCCGGCAGCGTTTCCGGCGGCCATCGTGCTGGTCCAGCATGTGGACCAGGTGTTTGCCGCAGGCATGGCCGAATGGCTCAGCAGCGCAGCAGGCATGCCGGTGCGCCTGGCCCGTGAAGGCGAACCACCGCAGCCAGGGCAGGTACTCCTGGCCGGCACCAACCACCACATTCGCCTGCTACAGAGCGGCCAACTGGCCTACACTGCCGAACCTGTGAATGAAATCTACCGGCCCTCGATCGATGTGTTCTTCGAGAGCGTGGCACGTTACTGGAATGGCGATGCGGTGGGCGTGCTGCTCACCGGCATGGGCCGCGACGGTGCCCAGGGGCTGAAGCTGATGCGTCAGCAGGGCTTTCTGACCATTGCCCAGGACCAGGCCAGCAGCGCGGTGTACGGCATGCCCAAGGCTGCTGCGGCTATTGATGCCGCCGTGGAAATTCGCCCGCTGGAACGCATAGCCGGGCGCTTGACTGAATTTTTCGCAAAATGA